ACACTTGGTGGTGGCGGACATACATCTTATTTACTAGATCAATTGACGACAGGTCGAGTGATTTCATTTGACCAAGACATTCTTGCAATTAATCACGCAAAAGAAAAATTTGATGACGACCGATTAACGCTCGTTCATAGAAATTTTAAATATTTAAAAGAAGAATTAAATAAACTCGGCATCGAAAAAATCGATGGCATTTTATATGATTTAGGCGTATCGAGTCCTCAGCTTGATTTAGTAGAACGTGGCTTTTCACATTCGAAAACAGCGCGACTCGACATGAGAATGGATCAAACACAAAGTCTAGATGCTTATGAAATTGTAAATACATATAGCTATGACGATCTCGTACGCATTTTCTTTAGATATGGTGAAGAGAAATTCTCAAAACAAATCGCACGTGAAATCGAAAAACGACGTGCGGAAAAGCCAATTGAAACGACGACAGAGTTAAGCGACTTAATTAAGTCGAAAATTCCTGAAAAGTTTAAACGCATGAAAGGCCACCCAGCACGCCGAGTCTTTCAAGCATTACGTATCGCAGTAAATAACGAACTTGAAGTATTTGAAAATAGCTTACAAGATGCGATCGAATTGTTAGATAAAGGTGGTAGAGTTTCGGTCATTACGTTCCACTCACTCGAAGATAGAATTTGTAAACAAATTTATTTAGAGTATGAACGCGGACCCGAACTACCTAAAAACATGCCGATTATCCCTGAAGGATACGAGCCAATTTTAAAAAGAGTCAATAAAAAGCCGATACTAGCGAGTGACGAAGAACTTGAGAATAATAGTCGTGCACGTAGCGCTAGACTTAGAATCGCAGAAAAGTTAAAGTGATAGGGAAGTGAAACCATGGAAGCAGCACGCGTAAGACAAACAGTTCAAAAAGAACACACACAACAAAATCATGTACATAACGTAGCGCCAAAGAAAAAACGCTACCTTGTAAGTCTGAAGTTAAATGAGCTTCTGTTATATGTCGCTTTAATGATTGTTTTATCGGCAGCAGTAGTATTTGTACTCAACACAAAATTAGAAGCGCATGAATATGAGAGAGAAATATCTCAAATCAACTACGAAATTAACGCTACAGAAAAAGAGATAGACGAACTAACAACAGAAGTTACACATTTATCTTCATACGAACGCATTTATCAAAAAGCAAATGAACTTGGGCTAAAACCAAACAATGATAATGTAAAGGTTGTTAGGAAGTATGAAAAGTAATTTTAAGTCTAATATCTTTAAGTCGTTAAAACAGCGACGTAAAAATCAATTTACTTTTTCAATACCGATTATTACACTCCTTATTTATATTAGTTTAGGAGTGTTTTTTGCTTTACTCGTTTTTAATATCATTACGATTATGTTGTTTAAAAATGTGGATGACGTCAATTTAAAAGATCAAGCGCGCAGTAAATATGAACGTCACACCGTTAACCGTGCTGAACGTGGTAAAATTACTGACCGCGATGGGAATGTTTTAGCAAGAGATACGGAAGCTTATAATATCGCGGTCATCGTCGGACAAGATTTTGATAATCATATCGAAGATAAAAACGAAGTAGCAAAAGTCTTATCTGAAATTATGAATATGGAAGAAAAAGAAATTTTAAAGGTAATCGATGATGGTATTAAAAATAATAGATATCAAGTTGAATTCGGTAGTAAAGGAAGAAATATCGATTATAAAGCAAAAAGATTAGTAGAAGAGAAAGAATTAAAAGGAATCATTTTTACTCCTGTTGTCAAACGCTCGTATCCTAACGGAGTGTTTGCTTCACATTTAATTGGAATGGCTGAGTTAAATGAAGACGGGGATATGAATGGTGCTGTAGGTATTGAAAAAGAATACAATAAAGAATTAACCGGAAAAGACGGCTTTAAAGATTATAACGTCGATAGTTGGAACTATATCGTTCCTGGAACGATGGAAAGTGAAGAAGCGGTCGATGGGTTAGACGTTGAACTTACGATTGATTCTAACATCCAACTTTACTTAGAAGACTCATTAGATGATATGCAAGAACACTTCGAACCTGAAGAGTTATTTGCTTTTGTTGCAGATGCAAAAACAGGCGAAATCCTAGGCGCAGGTCAACGTCCGTCATTTAACCCAGATACTCGAGAAGGGTTTGGGACGAGCTGGTTAAATATGCTTTATGAATATCAATTCGAGCCAGGAAGTACGTTTAAAGTATTTACATTAGCGGCAGCAATTGAAGAAGGTAAGTATGATCCAAATCAGTACTACACGACAGGTAATAGACAAGTGATGGATGCGACGATTTACGACTGGGAAAAGTCAGGTTGGGGTACAATTACTTATAACGAAGGGTTACAATATTCTTCGAACACTCTAATGATGGATTTACTCGATTCAGTCGGACCTAAAAAGATGCTCGAATATTATCAGTCATTTGGATTTGGGACACCTACGAAATCAGAATTTAATACAGAAGCAAGTGGTCAAATCGTGTGGGACAATGAACTTCAACAAAAGACGAGTTCGTTTGGGCAAACGATTAGTGTCACGCCAATTCAAATGATTCAAGGATTTACTGCGTTACTGAACGACGGGATGATGAAAAAACCATACGTCGTTCAGTCAGTTGTCGACCCAGAAACGAACGAAGAAG
Above is a genomic segment from Nosocomiicoccus massiliensis containing:
- the ftsL gene encoding cell division protein FtsL, with product MEAARVRQTVQKEHTQQNHVHNVAPKKKRYLVSLKLNELLLYVALMIVLSAAVVFVLNTKLEAHEYEREISQINYEINATEKEIDELTTEVTHLSSYERIYQKANELGLKPNNDNVKVVRKYEK
- a CDS encoding penicillin-binding protein codes for the protein MKSNFKSNIFKSLKQRRKNQFTFSIPIITLLIYISLGVFFALLVFNIITIMLFKNVDDVNLKDQARSKYERHTVNRAERGKITDRDGNVLARDTEAYNIAVIVGQDFDNHIEDKNEVAKVLSEIMNMEEKEILKVIDDGIKNNRYQVEFGSKGRNIDYKAKRLVEEKELKGIIFTPVVKRSYPNGVFASHLIGMAELNEDGDMNGAVGIEKEYNKELTGKDGFKDYNVDSWNYIVPGTMESEEAVDGLDVELTIDSNIQLYLEDSLDDMQEHFEPEELFAFVADAKTGEILGAGQRPSFNPDTREGFGTSWLNMLYEYQFEPGSTFKVFTLAAAIEEGKYDPNQYYTTGNRQVMDATIYDWEKSGWGTITYNEGLQYSSNTLMMDLLDSVGPKKMLEYYQSFGFGTPTKSEFNTEASGQIVWDNELQQKTSSFGQTISVTPIQMIQGFTALLNDGMMKKPYVVQSVVDPETNEEVYRGQERNLGQVISKETAEKTMEEMSTLVAGSLDINSMYALDDYQVTGKTGTAQIYDEKTGGYLTGEYEFITSFIGYAPVEDPRIIVYYGIKRASKNKSETWDFGVSRGFNPLMERSLKYLDVKDVQNSQEIKTIKMEDITGQNIEDVDVLQNDLLKQVYVGEGTKVEDYYPKHDEMLPSEVLVIVTDGERTMPDLRGFSKRDALLIMDYLGLKSNFKGEGYVTAQTIKPGEPLGDKQKVNFTLQMKDPNN
- the rsmH gene encoding 16S rRNA (cytosine(1402)-N(4))-methyltransferase RsmH yields the protein MFKHDTVLLKETIDGLNIKPEGIYVDATLGGGGHTSYLLDQLTTGRVISFDQDILAINHAKEKFDDDRLTLVHRNFKYLKEELNKLGIEKIDGILYDLGVSSPQLDLVERGFSHSKTARLDMRMDQTQSLDAYEIVNTYSYDDLVRIFFRYGEEKFSKQIAREIEKRRAEKPIETTTELSDLIKSKIPEKFKRMKGHPARRVFQALRIAVNNELEVFENSLQDAIELLDKGGRVSVITFHSLEDRICKQIYLEYERGPELPKNMPIIPEGYEPILKRVNKKPILASDEELENNSRARSARLRIAEKLK